The proteins below come from a single Dinghuibacter silviterrae genomic window:
- a CDS encoding aspartyl protease family protein, which translates to MSPRLLLRCSISLLTILAVDPCVAQSRTEDEFPPAKFITRFPYQQFSGGIMVVRATIDDFPDTLNFIMDTGSGGISLDSLTAERHHLKTILSDKTVKGIAGIKPVRYVYHQTLHLPGLTVDNMDFHTNDYEILSEVYGVQIDGIIGYSFLRQYILEVDNDSLMMKVYSPGRFRYPRGGWTLRPDFTTLPIIPLAIRDDHRCEDHFYFDTGAGLCFLMSKNFTADSAILDRKHKPVLTEAEGLGGKALMSLTVIKALHLGPYVFHQVPTYILDDEYNVTGYPGLGGLLGNDLLRRFNLVINYPFREIYIVPNGHYKDLFDYSYTGMSIYFIQGRVMITDVQKNSPASQAGIQSGDELFAVDNNFSHNIQVYKNLLQNAGNKIRLIVFRDGQPQLITLKIRKIS; encoded by the coding sequence ATGTCGCCAAGGCTATTGCTCCGTTGCTCCATCTCACTATTGACGATACTTGCAGTCGATCCGTGCGTGGCCCAATCCCGGACAGAAGATGAATTCCCCCCGGCAAAATTCATCACCCGGTTTCCCTACCAGCAGTTTAGCGGGGGGATCATGGTCGTGCGGGCTACCATCGACGACTTCCCGGATACCCTCAATTTCATTATGGATACCGGAAGCGGGGGCATCTCGCTGGATTCGCTGACAGCGGAACGGCACCACCTGAAAACCATTTTGTCGGACAAAACGGTCAAAGGCATTGCCGGCATCAAACCCGTCCGGTATGTCTATCATCAAACCCTCCACCTGCCGGGCCTGACCGTGGACAACATGGACTTCCACACCAACGACTACGAGATCCTGTCCGAGGTGTACGGGGTGCAGATCGACGGGATCATCGGGTACAGCTTTCTGAGGCAGTATATCCTGGAGGTGGACAATGACAGTCTCATGATGAAGGTGTATTCTCCCGGCAGGTTCCGTTATCCCAGGGGCGGTTGGACGCTCCGTCCGGATTTCACGACGCTTCCCATCATACCCCTGGCCATCCGGGACGACCACCGGTGCGAAGATCATTTCTATTTTGATACCGGTGCGGGGCTTTGCTTCCTGATGTCCAAGAATTTTACAGCCGACAGCGCCATCCTGGACCGGAAACACAAACCCGTTCTGACCGAGGCCGAGGGGCTGGGTGGAAAGGCGCTGATGTCCCTGACGGTCATCAAAGCCCTTCACCTGGGACCCTATGTATTTCACCAGGTCCCTACCTATATCCTCGACGATGAGTACAACGTCACGGGTTATCCCGGTCTCGGTGGATTGTTGGGAAACGACCTCCTAAGGCGGTTCAACCTGGTGATCAATTATCCCTTCCGGGAAATCTACATCGTTCCCAACGGACACTATAAGGACTTGTTCGATTACTCTTACACGGGCATGAGCATCTATTTTATCCAGGGACGCGTGATGATCACCGACGTACAAAAGAATTCCCCGGCTTCCCAGGCCGGTATACAGTCGGGGGACGAGTTGTTCGCCGTGGACAATAATTTCTCCCACAATATCCAGGTCTATAAAAACCTTCTCCAGAATGCGGGGAACAAGATCCGGCTGATCGTATTCAGGGACGGACAGCCGCAATTGATCACCTTAAAGATCCGGAAGATCTCCTGA